From Nevskia ramosa DSM 11499, the proteins below share one genomic window:
- a CDS encoding LysR family transcriptional regulator, whose protein sequence is MSSLQQFLAFAETAKHRSFARAAQSLGCAPSTLAKSVLRLERSLGVKLFHRTTRQVSLTPDGERLYERCQRVLAEVEDLQVAAAGTRNLISGPLRIDMPVSFGRRVVVPVLARLAQLHPGLEFDLRLSDAQIDIVKEGVDLAIRIGELQDSTMVARRFATQTLKLCASPAYIDRHGRPRTLAELESHPAVTFRMPGTGRDRPWQFSRRGEFVNLPVQSRVRIGDGEAMVQAAINGMGLIQVPDYIAEDALTRGELVELLPTMRPPPMPISAVYPSKRLLPPRVRAVLDALSEL, encoded by the coding sequence ATGAGCAGTCTCCAGCAGTTCCTGGCGTTTGCCGAAACGGCCAAGCACCGAAGCTTCGCGCGGGCTGCACAGAGCCTGGGTTGCGCGCCCTCGACGCTCGCCAAGTCCGTGTTGCGGCTGGAGCGATCGCTGGGCGTCAAGCTGTTTCACCGCACCACCCGGCAGGTCAGCCTGACTCCCGATGGCGAGCGCTTGTACGAACGCTGCCAGCGGGTGCTGGCCGAAGTTGAAGACCTGCAGGTGGCAGCTGCCGGCACACGCAATCTGATCAGCGGTCCGCTGCGCATCGACATGCCGGTATCGTTCGGGCGAAGAGTCGTGGTACCGGTGCTCGCGCGACTCGCGCAGCTGCATCCGGGGCTCGAGTTCGATCTGCGCCTGTCGGATGCGCAGATCGATATCGTCAAGGAAGGTGTCGATCTCGCCATTCGTATCGGCGAGCTTCAGGACTCGACGATGGTGGCGCGTCGCTTCGCGACCCAGACCCTCAAGCTTTGCGCGAGTCCGGCCTATATCGATCGCCACGGACGGCCGAGAACCCTTGCCGAACTGGAGTCGCACCCAGCCGTGACTTTCCGCATGCCCGGCACCGGACGCGACCGGCCCTGGCAATTCTCCCGGCGTGGCGAGTTCGTCAATCTTCCGGTGCAAAGCCGCGTGCGCATCGGTGATGGCGAGGCGATGGTGCAGGCCGCCATCAACGGCATGGGCCTGATCCAGGTGCCCGACTACATCGCGGAGGACGCCCTGACGCGCGGAGAGCTGGTCGAATTGCTGCCGACGATGCGCCCGCCACCGATGCCGATCAGCGCTGTCTATCCTTCGAAACGGCTGTTGCCACCGCGCGTGCGTGCGGTGCTCGACGCGCTATCCGAACTCTAG
- a CDS encoding SDR family NAD(P)-dependent oxidoreductase: protein MNELEEKNMTSDRRTVLITGATSGIGLGLAQRFLREGYHVVGTGRSTERLQVTATQLKVGERFLGVAGDVADPDAARRAFSDAIGAFGHVDVLVNNAGLFTAKPFIHFTAAEIDEQIATNLKGMLYHSQEAARHMSERRRGSIVSITASLALQPDHRVPALMNVALKGAVNHATKALALELAPFGVKVNAVAPGVVATPMHGPEVNAAYGAMHPLGRVATIDEVCDAVLYLAHSNYITGVVLPVDGGSSAGK, encoded by the coding sequence ATGAATGAGCTTGAGGAAAAGAACATGACTTCCGACCGACGTACCGTGCTGATCACCGGCGCCACCAGCGGCATTGGCCTGGGGCTGGCCCAACGATTCCTGCGCGAGGGATATCACGTCGTCGGCACGGGACGCTCGACGGAGCGACTGCAGGTCACGGCGACGCAACTGAAGGTTGGCGAGCGGTTCCTCGGTGTGGCCGGCGATGTCGCCGACCCAGACGCGGCGCGCCGTGCTTTCTCGGATGCGATCGGCGCGTTCGGCCATGTCGATGTGCTGGTCAACAACGCCGGCCTGTTCACGGCCAAGCCCTTCATCCATTTCACTGCTGCGGAGATCGACGAGCAGATCGCCACCAACCTGAAAGGCATGCTCTACCACTCGCAGGAGGCGGCTCGGCACATGAGCGAGCGTCGGCGCGGCAGTATCGTGAGCATCACCGCGTCGCTCGCCTTGCAGCCGGATCACCGCGTGCCCGCGCTGATGAATGTGGCGCTCAAGGGTGCCGTCAATCACGCGACGAAGGCCCTGGCGCTGGAACTCGCGCCGTTCGGCGTCAAGGTGAATGCGGTGGCGCCGGGCGTCGTCGCGACACCGATGCACGGACCTGAGGTGAACGCAGCCTACGGCGCCATGCACCCGCTCGGCCGCGTCGCGACGATCGACGAGGTTTGCGATGCCGTGTTGTACCTCGCGCACTCGAACTACATTACCGGCGTGGTGCTGCCAGTCGATGGCGGATCAAGTGCAGGCAAGTAA
- a CDS encoding MFS transporter — MYSFTASAERRLLWLLAFTQFTVIMDFMVMMPLGPQIMRAFAISPAAFATAVSAYSWCAGLSGLLASIYIDRSDRRSLLLTMYALFSVSNLVCACAGSFEVLLIARAFAGISGGVMTSLIMAIVGDVIPSHRRGAATGIVMSAFSLASVIGVPVGIALGAHFGWSTPFFLLFGLTLVIGLIGYWLVPPLTAHLAGGLRPISRALPDLLKLIAEPRYRPAFLLSFSLMVAHMMVIAFISPFLVANHGVAPASIAWMYCVGGIAPFFTSRLIGRLADRYGHRRVLQVMLLISLVPVLFLTHLPPLPFWAIVLFFPFFMVAISGRMVPFQALMTTVPKPQARGAFLSVNSSFQSLGSGCGAWLGGMILSTAANGAITGFGTVGWIAAAIALCVCAGTAWVAAYTSSSNPGPDPVTPTGAI; from the coding sequence GTGTATTCATTCACCGCAAGCGCGGAACGCCGGCTCCTCTGGCTGCTGGCTTTTACCCAGTTCACGGTCATCATGGATTTCATGGTGATGATGCCGCTGGGGCCGCAGATCATGCGGGCCTTCGCCATTTCCCCAGCCGCTTTCGCCACCGCGGTCTCGGCGTATTCCTGGTGCGCAGGTCTGTCAGGGCTGCTGGCATCGATCTATATCGACCGATCCGATCGACGCTCGCTGCTGTTGACGATGTACGCGCTGTTCTCGGTATCCAATCTGGTCTGCGCCTGTGCTGGCAGCTTTGAAGTCCTGCTGATCGCGCGCGCGTTCGCTGGAATCTCTGGCGGCGTGATGACGTCGCTGATCATGGCCATCGTCGGCGACGTCATCCCGTCGCATCGGCGCGGTGCTGCTACCGGCATCGTCATGTCGGCCTTCTCCCTGGCCTCCGTGATCGGCGTTCCGGTGGGCATCGCACTGGGCGCTCACTTCGGCTGGAGCACTCCTTTTTTCCTGCTGTTCGGACTCACGCTGGTCATCGGGCTGATCGGCTATTGGCTGGTGCCGCCGCTGACCGCTCACCTGGCGGGCGGACTGCGCCCGATTTCCCGGGCGCTGCCAGACCTCCTGAAGCTGATAGCCGAGCCTCGGTACCGACCCGCGTTCCTGCTGAGCTTCAGCCTGATGGTCGCCCACATGATGGTGATCGCGTTCATCTCACCGTTCCTCGTGGCCAACCATGGGGTTGCTCCGGCCAGCATCGCCTGGATGTACTGCGTCGGTGGAATCGCGCCATTCTTCACTTCGCGACTGATCGGCCGGCTGGCGGATCGCTACGGACATCGGCGGGTGCTGCAGGTGATGCTCCTCATATCGCTGGTGCCAGTGCTGTTCCTGACCCATCTGCCGCCGCTTCCATTCTGGGCAATCGTGCTGTTCTTTCCCTTTTTCATGGTTGCTATATCCGGACGCATGGTGCCGTTTCAGGCACTGATGACCACCGTACCCAAGCCACAGGCACGCGGCGCCTTTCTGAGCGTCAACAGCTCGTTTCAATCACTGGGTAGCGGCTGCGGCGCGTGGCTCGGTGGAATGATCCTGTCGACGGCTGCCAACGGCGCTATCACGGGCTTCGGAACGGTCGGCTGGATCGCCGCCGCAATCGCGCTGTGCGTCTGCGCCGGAACTGCGTGGGTTGCTGCGTATACGAGCTCAAGCAATCCCGGGCCAGATCCGGTCACTCCGACTGGTGCCATTTAG
- a CDS encoding MarR family winged helix-turn-helix transcriptional regulator — MQKSVDIVNQTEGQVAETVVESIHSVMHLFRAQQYRVLRDGPHALTTMESKVLGFFSRRIGATLSDLVSHTGRDKGQLARLIGGLRDRGLLEAKADEEDRRNLRLYLTADGAAIHRTLHRQRQRLSSLAVEGLSTVEREQLLAVLAKVRANLERAS; from the coding sequence ATGCAAAAATCCGTTGATATTGTCAATCAAACCGAAGGACAGGTCGCAGAGACCGTGGTCGAGTCGATCCATTCGGTCATGCATCTGTTTCGCGCGCAGCAGTACCGCGTCCTGCGCGATGGGCCGCATGCGCTCACGACCATGGAAAGCAAGGTGCTGGGCTTTTTCTCCCGGCGGATCGGAGCGACCCTCAGCGACCTGGTTTCCCACACTGGCCGCGACAAGGGCCAACTTGCTCGCCTGATCGGCGGCTTGCGGGATCGGGGCCTGCTCGAGGCCAAGGCTGACGAGGAAGATCGACGCAATCTGCGGCTCTACCTGACGGCGGATGGCGCAGCCATTCATCGAACCCTGCACCGCCAGAGACAGCGCTTGTCCAGCCTTGCCGTCGAGGGCTTGAGTACCGTTGAACGGGAACAACTGCTGGCGGTCCTGGCCAAGGTGCGCGCCAATCTTGAAAGAGCTTCTTGA
- a CDS encoding cupin domain-containing protein: protein MFVFRNDQNQIHSLHGNHIAGVATPTSGAQQVEMWRGRMDANSATPPHSHDTEEVVLFLKGSGRATVGDRELRYQAGDTLVLPPAQMHQIFAETESEFVSALPIGGTVKLPDGVVLDLPWRR from the coding sequence ATGTTCGTCTTCCGCAATGATCAGAATCAGATCCACAGCCTGCACGGCAACCATATCGCCGGAGTAGCCACGCCCACGAGCGGCGCGCAACAGGTCGAGATGTGGCGCGGCCGCATGGACGCCAACTCGGCGACGCCGCCGCACAGTCACGACACGGAGGAAGTCGTCCTGTTTCTCAAGGGCAGCGGTCGGGCGACCGTGGGCGATCGTGAACTGCGTTACCAGGCGGGTGACACGCTGGTCCTGCCACCGGCCCAGATGCACCAGATCTTCGCCGAGACCGAAAGCGAGTTCGTTTCGGCATTGCCTATCGGCGGTACGGTGAAGCTTCCGGATGGCGTGGTGCTCGATCTTCCCTGGCGCCGATAG
- a CDS encoding DUF349 domain-containing protein: protein MSFFSRLFRKAPSLPPAPSSAPRSAPSDNAGKALPKPRAVDRALAALAEEKALQSAIDAGDVQAVARLVVAGSSTKVRQAAAHAIDDPEVLRQLIRDVRGGNDKSVYKVLTSKRDVLLEQSRKREQLQAEINAVSVALERLSQRPYDVMYSSKLEPLERRWEAVAAQADPELLGKVQQWIDGARETVAEPLRQAAAAASRELAAADAAAEAQRQRQQQAQASAAAAAEQARVFDEQKRALDEMQQAEQQPVRQIAELIRKARAALSDGSTSRAAGVRRTIAEKLAGAAPLPANLASQLQQLDKQLDELKDWKNFSVAPKRVELIEEMELLIDASLDPLALAERIKSLQDEWRTLGKGAGENVEADWQRFQEASQKAYQPCSEYFAAQALVREENLRRRDALIARLTAFESGHSWEQPDWQAVIRTLREIKQEWRGCSPVDRGAGKPQQEKFIALTASLQGRLDTEYARNLKQKESLIERARLLIESDDGRKAIDAIKALQQQWRSVGPVPREVDQRLWGEFRQHSDAVFQKREQDFAAYTAGLESNKTQAIVLCEQLEDIAALEGAELLARAGAPEELRTAFKALGEFPRADTRELRNRFEQGLERCEASRTRQRARDAERAWNDLFEAANHVRAYRLAVALNLDTPRLDTLKEAAETCIASVQQWPKSGLDAIKQALAGERSMDLAANEVVAKMLCIRAEILTDSPTPPEDQALRREVQLQRLVQGMGQRLRDEETQLDTLAIEWVRVGPVEDVAYEPLLQRFRRCRERGNARVHDRG from the coding sequence ATGTCGTTTTTCTCGCGCTTGTTTCGCAAAGCGCCATCGCTTCCGCCCGCACCATCCTCAGCGCCTCGATCGGCGCCCTCCGATAACGCCGGCAAGGCGCTTCCGAAGCCGCGCGCAGTTGATCGCGCGCTGGCCGCTCTTGCCGAGGAGAAGGCTTTGCAGTCGGCCATCGATGCCGGGGACGTCCAGGCGGTGGCCCGGCTGGTCGTCGCGGGCTCATCGACCAAGGTTCGCCAGGCGGCGGCGCACGCGATCGACGATCCGGAGGTGTTGCGGCAACTCATCCGCGATGTCCGCGGTGGCAATGACAAGAGTGTCTACAAGGTCCTGACGTCCAAGCGCGATGTGCTGCTCGAACAGAGCCGCAAGCGCGAGCAGTTGCAGGCCGAGATCAATGCGGTCTCGGTGGCCCTCGAGCGCCTCAGCCAACGCCCTTACGACGTCATGTACAGCTCAAAGCTGGAGCCGCTCGAGCGTCGCTGGGAAGCGGTGGCCGCGCAGGCCGATCCAGAGCTGCTCGGCAAAGTCCAGCAATGGATCGATGGCGCACGGGAGACCGTTGCTGAACCCTTGCGCCAGGCAGCGGCTGCGGCATCACGTGAGCTGGCCGCTGCCGACGCAGCTGCAGAGGCACAGCGCCAGCGTCAACAGCAGGCGCAGGCATCCGCCGCGGCTGCCGCTGAGCAAGCACGGGTTTTCGACGAGCAGAAGCGTGCGTTGGACGAAATGCAGCAAGCCGAGCAACAGCCTGTTCGCCAGATCGCCGAATTGATCCGGAAAGCACGTGCTGCCCTGAGTGACGGCAGCACCTCCCGCGCGGCCGGGGTGCGACGGACTATCGCGGAGAAGCTGGCTGGGGCAGCACCGCTACCGGCGAATCTCGCCAGCCAGTTGCAACAGCTCGACAAGCAGCTCGACGAGTTGAAGGACTGGAAAAATTTCTCGGTGGCGCCGAAGCGCGTTGAGCTGATCGAGGAAATGGAGCTGCTCATCGATGCGAGCCTGGATCCTCTGGCACTCGCCGAGAGGATCAAGAGCCTGCAGGATGAGTGGCGCACGCTGGGCAAGGGCGCCGGCGAAAATGTCGAAGCGGATTGGCAACGCTTTCAGGAAGCATCCCAAAAGGCGTATCAGCCATGCAGCGAGTATTTCGCTGCCCAGGCCCTGGTTCGCGAGGAGAATCTGCGGCGTCGCGATGCCTTGATCGCCCGGCTCACTGCGTTCGAGTCCGGACACAGCTGGGAACAACCTGACTGGCAGGCTGTAATCAGGACGCTGCGTGAGATCAAACAGGAGTGGCGCGGCTGCTCACCTGTGGACCGCGGTGCCGGCAAGCCGCAGCAGGAGAAGTTCATCGCCCTTACCGCGAGCCTGCAGGGCCGACTGGATACCGAGTACGCCCGCAATCTGAAGCAGAAGGAGTCGCTGATCGAGCGAGCCCGGCTATTGATCGAAAGCGACGATGGCCGCAAGGCCATAGACGCGATCAAGGCCCTGCAGCAGCAGTGGCGGAGCGTGGGCCCCGTGCCGCGCGAGGTGGATCAACGCCTCTGGGGAGAATTCCGTCAGCACAGCGATGCCGTGTTCCAGAAACGCGAGCAGGACTTTGCCGCCTACACGGCGGGGCTCGAAAGCAACAAGACACAGGCCATTGTCTTGTGCGAGCAGCTCGAAGACATCGCTGCTCTCGAGGGGGCCGAGCTGCTGGCGCGCGCCGGAGCGCCGGAAGAATTGCGAACTGCCTTCAAAGCGCTGGGCGAGTTTCCGCGTGCCGATACGCGTGAGCTTCGCAATCGGTTTGAGCAGGGTCTGGAACGCTGTGAAGCGTCCCGCACTCGGCAACGAGCGCGCGACGCCGAGCGTGCCTGGAACGATCTGTTTGAAGCCGCCAACCACGTGCGCGCCTACAGGCTGGCTGTGGCCCTCAATCTGGACACGCCGCGGCTCGACACTTTGAAAGAAGCAGCCGAAACCTGCATTGCCTCCGTCCAGCAATGGCCCAAGAGCGGTTTGGACGCCATCAAGCAGGCGCTTGCCGGCGAGCGCTCCATGGATCTTGCGGCGAATGAAGTGGTTGCGAAGATGCTCTGTATCCGAGCCGAAATACTGACCGATTCGCCGACGCCGCCGGAGGATCAAGCCTTGCGTCGCGAAGTTCAGCTGCAACGCCTGGTGCAGGGCATGGGCCAGCGTCTCAGGGATGAAGAGACGCAGTTGGATACGCTGGCGATCGAGTGGGTACGTGTCGGTCCTGTGGAGGACGTGGCATACGAGCCATTACTGCAGAGATTCCGGCGCTGTCGCGAGCGGGGCAACGCTCGCGTCCATGATCGCGGCTAA